Proteins from one Plasmodium relictum strain SGS1 genome assembly, chromosome: 10 genomic window:
- a CDS encoding zinc finger protein, putative — MNNYIQMKETNCKRNEAIDVECRREELINIKKNFLNEEEDDYIKDSKRYLYDELSYINRINTFKIWLKKPVHLCSIILARNGYICENEYTIKCEMCNCKYIYEKDKYSMYTKINDLCLLHFDNCPWKNNLMSLSIFRLDEKSLKREELIKEYEINVSMLKNALYEIPLINIKKTIKDLIIIIKKHMENNFSKKKYTIFNWYINFFKNQFTQIFLNNKSVIEKGIEKIKENYKDYEKYIVDLNYINDLNFDISDETNYVNILCDETSLLKDEKEDINMYFKIVDKMKNYEYENINIYKIISLCGWSYKGDSVDNNNNFTQVLYCKYCYREIKICNYSTFSIRDNKLLLFKELNLLETKDLMDDLISKKKKLEKVRNSNSCVGSDTINILEQLSTLLNKTKNNNKNNSYNNNNISNIRHEDNNYYNSNNNDSNGNNNNKNNNNNSYNNSNNNISNIRHEDNNHYNGNNNDSNDNNNKGNSYEETKNETEKKKLNNNIINEDDYSFKWKKKDLILTKRSNDIFKDKNNNTLFFKNNKKYFFTNRNEDLFSKKNSDNKESSLKNSISKIYIEISEYLKNEDFFIKTLYDYYVLTDSQFFYSNESGNDKKKNRSFYNIRLFDIIENHRAYCPYMTEDLYSFSKITKLFFELLISEFQRKYVFK; from the coding sequence atgaATAACTATATTCAGATGAAAGAAACTAATTGTAAAAGAAATGAAGCAATTGATGTAGAATGCAGAAGAGAAGagttaataaatataaaaaaaaattttttgaatgaagaagaagacgattatataaaagataGCAAAAGATATTTATATGATGAATTATCATACataaatagaataaataCATTTAAGATATGGTTAAAAAAACCTGTACATTTGTGTTCTATTATTTTAGCTAGAAATGGATATATATGTGAAAATGAATACACTATAAAATGTGAAATGTGTAATTGCAAATACatttatgaaaaagataaatattctatgtatacaaaaattaatgatttaTGTTTATTGCACTTTGACAACTGCCCTTGGAAAAATAATCTTATGAGTTTATCAATTTTTCGGCTTGATGAGAAATCATTAAAAAGGGAAGAATTAATTAAAGAATATGAAATTAATGTTTCAATGTTAAAAAATGCTTTATACGAAATAccattaataaatattaaaaaaacaattaaagATTTAATTATCATCATAAAAAAGCATatggaaaataatttttccaaaaaaaaatatacaatttttaattggtatattaacttttttaaaaatcagTTCactcaaatttttttaaataacaagAGTGTTATAGAAAAAggtatagaaaaaattaaagaaaattataaagattatgaaaaatatattgttgatttgaattatataaatgatttaaattttgatATATCAGATGAAACAAATTATGTTAATATCTTATGTGATGAAACatcattattaaaagatgaaaaagaagacatcaatatgtattttaaaattgttgataaaatgaagaattatgaatatgaaaatattaatatttataaaataatttctcTATGTGGTTGGTCATATAAAGGAGATTCGGtggataataataataattttactcAAGTTCTATATTGTAAATATTGTTACAGAGAAATTAAGATTTGTAATTATTCCACCTTTTCAATAAGAGACAATAaacttcttttatttaaagaattaaatttaCTAGAAACAAAAGATCTGATGGATGATTtaattagtaaaaaaaaaaaattagaaaaagtaAGAAATTCAAATAGTTGTGTTGGTAGTGATACGATAAATATACTTGAACAACTATCTACccttttaaataaaacaaaaaataataataaaaataacagttataataataataatattagtaaTATCCGTCATgaagataataattattacaatagtaataataatgatagtaatggtaataataataataaaaataataataataacagttataataatagtaataataatattagtaaTATCCGTCATGAAGATAATAATCATTACAATGgcaataataatgatagtaatgataataataataaagggAACTCTTAcgaagaaacaaaaaatgaaacagaaaagaaaaagttaaataataatataataaatgaagatgattattcttttaaatggAAGAAAAAAGACTTAATTCTAACAAAAAGAAGtaatgatatttttaaagataaaaataataatactttattttttaaaaataataaaaaatactttttcaCAAATAGAAATGAAGacttattttcaaaaaaaaattcagataataaagaaagttctttaaaaaattccataagtaaaatttatatagagATAagtgaatatttaaaaaatgaagatttttttattaaaacattATATGATTATTATGTTTTAACAGATTcccaatttttttattccaaTGAAAGTGGcaatgacaaaaaaaaaaatagaagtttttataatattaggTTATTTGACATAATTGAAAATCATAGGGCATATTGCCCATACATGACAGAAGacttatattctttttctaaaataacAAAACTTTTTTTTGAGTTACTTATATCTGAATTTCAAAGGAAATAtgtattcaaataa